One genomic region from Synechococcales cyanobacterium T60_A2020_003 encodes:
- a CDS encoding DUF3596 domain-containing protein, whose protein sequence is MGLPDTPENMKLAEMKAKQIEFDILAGHFDETLARYKLQTMLSVVAPDITPKITPTLKEVWEKYLDPTPILSCDRGLSGLS, encoded by the coding sequence TTGGGGTTGCCCGATACGCCCGAAAATATGAAGCTTGCTGAGATGAAAGCAAAGCAGATCGAGTTTGACATTCTTGCGGGACATTTTGATGAAACGTTAGCCCGCTACAAACTGCAAACCATGCTGAGCGTAGTGGCTCCAGATATTACACCCAAAATTACGCCCACTCTGAAAGAAGTTTGGGAAAAATACCTGGACCCAACACCGATCTTGTCGTGCGATCGCGGCTTGAGCGGCTTGAGCTAG